DNA sequence from the Leopardus geoffroyi isolate Oge1 chromosome A3, O.geoffroyi_Oge1_pat1.0, whole genome shotgun sequence genome:
CGTCAGCCTCGAGCCATGACAAGTGATCATGGCAAAGTGGCTGCAAACGGTAAGTGGCCTGACTTTCAGGTAaaactcctttctctctttttctcatccaGCTCTTCCAAAACCTTTATAGCCAATGCCCAGCATTAAATTTTCCTCTGCTTAAAATACCTAAGCGGGCTATTTCCCTCACAAGACTGACACATAATTTGCCCTTCAGTCTGAAGGAAACGAATCAAATCTTGTCATTTACCAACACCCTCCAAAGAGGGCTGGTGGAGCAAATTCTAATGTCCCCCGCTGTTCTGTCTTCCTCGTCTTGTCTCTCCTTGGAGCTCTCGGTCCCTACCCCACACTTGGGCCGCCTCCCATCTAACCTCCAACAACCTTCCCATCTGTTGCATCCTTGACCTTTTGAGTCCCTGCCGAACTGCGCTGCCATATTTCACACCCACGTATGTAATCCCGTCTGTGCTCCCACAGCACGGCCCGCACCGTGCCAAACTGTCCCCTCTCTTGACGGTGAgccccaggaggctgggagggaacTGTTTATCCTTGACGCCTTGCATGCATGCTTGAGTCTGAGCACTGCAATGGTTCCTGCTGCAGAAGCTGATTGATGGAGGAGTTGCTCTGGCAAGCCCCAGGTTCAAGAACCCGGGCGGGATCCTCTTTCCACACCATTTCTCCAGAAGTCATCTGATGAGAGCCTGCCAGCGTGTGTGGACTAGGATCGGGGAGGGGAagcccaggcctggcccaggGGCGGGACCTGGGACACAGAGACCGCAGGAAGGCTGCCTGAGGTACCAAGTAGCTTTAATGAGCCTCAgcacctctccccccactctgtccctcccgcTTTCAGTTCTGGACAGGTCCAGCCTGCCCAAGGCTCTGGGGCTGTTCACCTGGAGGTGTTAATTCTTCTGCCCCCTCAGGCGCTCCAGACGCCTCCGAAGGTCTGGGGGCACTTTGGCCCCGGAGGCGAGCAGTTCTCGAAGTCTTTGTTTGGGAGTCTTGGTGAGGTGGAAATTGCAGGGCACTGGGCCCTCTTCAAAGGTGACCCGGCAGCTCCTCGTCACTGAGTGATAGCCCTCAGCACTGGCGGTCACCATATAGTCCCCTGGGGTCAGCAGGCGCCAGTAATCCCCGCCCCATGCTGACAAGAGTGAAGGTCACGATCAGGATCCAGTGATCCTCAGCTTCTGACCCTGCCTAAAGGCCTCCCACACCTCCGCCATCCCCTCCCCGACACACCTGTCGTTACATCGTGGTTAATCCCGTCCACAGAAATGACAGCATCGGCAATCCCGAGTTCTGTGTCCTTGTCCCGCACAACTCCTGCAATGCCCACTCGCACCTGTGCGGGAAAAGGCTATCAAAACCCTTTTCTTTCTGCATGAGGTGTGACCTTCACCTCATTTTCCAGCTCTGTTCACGGCAGACTTGAAGATGGCATGTCTATGTTCCTAGGTGGCAATACCCTGGTAAAAGTAACTcctgatgggggcacctgggtggctcggtcggttaagcgtccaattttggctcaggtcacgttctcagtttgtgcgttcgagccccacatcgggctctctgctctgaacacagagcccactttggatcctctgtccccctgtctttctgcctttccactgctcacgtgcatgctctctctctcaaaaataaatatatgtttaaaaaaaaaaaaatggggggtgcctgggtggttcagtcggttaagcgtccgacttcagctcaggtcaccatctcacggtccgtgaggtcaagccctgcgtcaggctctgggctgatggctcagagcctggagcctgcttccgattctgtgtttccctctctctctgtccctcccccgttcatgctctgtctctctctgtctcaaaaataaataaacgttaaaaaaataaaataaaataaaatgaaataaaataaaataaaaattaaaaaataataaaaataaaataaaataaaataaaataaactcctgATGGATAAAATGCATCTGGACTGGGAGAACTACAAACACCTGGTAGGAAGGCTCATCTTTGGGTTTCCCCAAGTTCAGCGACCCTTGACATAGGGCTTGTCATTTTGGAACCTTTGGAAACCATACTCACAGAGCCATCACAAGGGATATAGTTCCTGTGGGATGTGACGCGTCTATGCCAGGACACCCCCTGCACTTGAATAATAGGTCTTTTCTGAGAACAGCTCTCCCAAGACAGCTCTGGGACAGCTCCGTGGACCCGGGTCTATACTGCTGTGCGGTCTACACCTCCCAGCTAATGATGTCTGATGCTGCCCTGCCGGCAGACAGTGCTTTCAGTGCTCTAACCCTCCAGGTCAATCTGATACCAAGTGTGACCCAAGGCCTCTGTGAGTCAGCACGTCCGGTCGGACCCTGGAAGGCCCCGCCCTGGTGGGAGCTGCAACCCTACACGGACAGCAGACCACGGCAGGCCAGGGTCAGGGGGGATTCGGATCCAACCTGCTCCAGGTAGGTGAGGAGGGCATCTTTGTTGTTCTCCCACTCCTGGGGCAGCTCGTTCTCGTGAGGAAACTTGTCACAGGACAGCTCCACGGTGACCTCAAAGCAGTTGGTGTGCAGGTAGCTGAAGTCATTCATACCTAGGGTGGCCATGGATACTGGAGcctaagtgggggaagggagcccTGCCCGCCTGGTAGCCCTCCTCTGTGAGACACTTCCCGGAGGGATGGTCAACACCGCTGCTCTACGCGGACCGAGCAGACTGTCTCACGGGGACAGGGTTCTGGGGCCAGGGCTAACTCTACCCTGAGGCACATACTCCCAGGGACTGTGTGCCAGTCAGCGCCGTTGATGATGTTGCCGTGCAAGGAGAAGTCTTGGCTGTGGCAGGGTCGGCGGTCTGGGTCCTGCATGGCCCGGTTAGTGCCAGCATAGACGGTGCTGAGCCAGCGGAATACGGCATCATCCGGGGTGGGCGTGAGTTCACGGGCAGCCCACGGGGTCCGAGTCATGTCGAACGGGTAGGACACCACGAGCTCACCCCCGTGGAGGTTGGCGCTCAGCACAAAGGGGATCCGCTCCATCCACTCGATCACTGCCCGCGTTTCGGGGGCCACCTAGACAGGGTCAGGTGGGGTGAcgtgggagacagagacaagagccCCCCCCCAACGACCCTCCGCCACTTCCCCAGAATACTCACGGTGGCGTTGGGCAGGGTGTAGTAAGTGGGCAGTGGCAGGTGATGGTTGGGGACGGTGTCAGGCACTAGCCCGTCATCCTCTGCTTCCCACAGCGGTGTGTTGAGGTCAGCAAAATTATGGTTAAGGTCAATGCCCTGCTGGTTCCAGCGGCCCTCTGCCCAGCCTACCAGCTCCGAGCCCTGCCAGGGAAGGGGCCTGTTCAAGCCAAGCAGGCATCAGGGCAGAAGGAGCGGGGTGGCCCTCATGCCAGGCGGCCTACCCGGCGAAAGGCAGTCTCATAACCATCAGGGTTCATGGAGGGCAGCAGGTGAATACGTGTCTCGGTGAGCAGCCGGGTCACCCGCGGGTCCCCTCGCAGGAACTCACGGCACAGGTACTGCATCAGAAGCAGGAGCAACTCCCGCCCCAGGGCCTCATTCCCATGCATGCCGGCCACATAGCGCACCTCAGGCTCTCCTGGGAACACAGGGGCTCCACGTGGGCTCGCGCCCACAACCCTTCCCTGTGCCTACCTCTCCCTGCCCAGAACCTGCCAGTACCCAGCTCATGTTGGCCAGGGTGGTCCGACATTTCCATCACGTACAGCTTCAGGCCCTGGTGGCTCTTCCCAATGCTGTAGATGCGGGTGACGTTGGGGCACTGCTCGTTCACCTGCTTCATCagctgggggggtgggcgggggcagAGTATAGCACGGCATGGGGCACGGGAGGATTAGACCCAAGGGTCAGACCACATGAGGCCATGGAAGGGCTCACAAAAACCAGCGGTGGCCCACACAGATGGGGCACCATGGCACCGAATAGGACCAGAGCAATAGCAGACCAGAAGGAAGGGTTAGGATGAGGGAAATaaccacagcaaaggaaactgggGCAGAGTTTAGGGGTCAACGGGCGAGAAGGGTGAGACAGTAGGGGGAGTGGGGACATGAGGACAGTCATAGCAGGTTATGCCCTGGTGGGAAGGGGACCTGAGCTAGGCAGCTCCTCCCTCCTGGGTCATAGGAGTTCATGTCTGACCTTCCTCATGGCCTTGTAATTGTGATGCCGGAAGTCCAAAGGATCAGAGGATCCCAGTGCAGGGGCCTTAGGGAATAGGTCGTTAGGATCTGGTGGAGAATGAATTCATGGTCAAGGGGGAGTCCACGGCGGAGGTTTTTACCCTGCTCATCCAGCCCTTGTCCGACTGCCCACCTGAGACAGGGCAGGCCAGAATCTCTGCCCGGAGGCAGGAATCGCCTCCCTGGAGCCAGGTCTGGGGCAGCAGGCGAATGAAGCGGGCCACTTGGGGCTCAGGCAGGAGGTTCAGCACCGGTGTCTCTGGGTCTGAATTGGCAGGAAATACCTGGGGGCATCGAGTCCTTTAATGGGACTGCTCAAACCCCAGCAGCCTGGCCCGGAAACAGAGAAGGAGCTCAGGCCTCCGAGCTCACCACCAAACCCACCCTGGCGGGCTTGCCTGGAGACCTGCACTCTCTGTCAAACACAGACCACCCGCCCACCCCTCCTACCTCCTGCCAACGGGCCGCTCTAGGCAACCACGCTTTCTGGCTGGGTCGCAGCTTATTAGACCAATATGGCCCCATCGCTCAGGAACAGCCAGTCCTAAAGCTGACCAGGCCCCACACTGTAACCTGGTATAAAAAGGGGTCCGTGAGATGGGAAAGCCAGAGCGGCGGGGAGGTGAGAAGTGGCGTAAGGATCTGAGGCCCATCGACCAGAAAGGGTGTTCCAGCAGGAAGCTATAGCATGAAGCGGACCCACCCCGTGGAGAAAGTATCTGGGGAGGAGGTAGGCATATTCCAAAGCAGCTTGGCCCCAAGGCTGCCTGGTGCGTGCCACGCATCTTGACAACAACCCCCTTTCTCCTGGGATGCTGAGTGGGCGTCTGTTCCTTGACCTCAGAGGAGCCCCAGCCCAGCCTAGTACCCTACAGTGGGGCCCAGCCCCCATGGGACCACTCACCGCATCCATCCCACTGCTACGGTTCCTGCTCCCCCACCACGTCCGGCTGTCATTGCTGAACTGGACCTTGTATGATGTGACCCAGTCGTACCTGGCAGGAGAGGTCGGGAGAGATCCTCCATGGCCTCAGGactcccaccccaaccctcccAAGTCTGCCCGTGACTTCCTGGACTGGGCTAGCCTGCCTCACCTCCAGACAGAGTTCCTGCCCTGTGTGATAATGCCCGAGAAGCGGGTGGGGTGCCTGGCATCCACCTGAAGCCACGGCTCAGCATCCTGAGGCTCAGCACACCAGGCCCCATCATAGAGATCACCATCCTCCAGGCCTGACTGTGGGCACAGGACATGGCCATCAGACCCAGGTGAACAGTATAGGGTGGGCCAGGATGGTGCCTGCGGAGGTGCAGGGAAGAAGTTCCTAGGGGTTGCCCTAATTGGACCCAGGACTGCTGACCTGGATGTTGAGTCGTCCCCGGTGTGGTCCAAGACCAAAGGACTGGCTGCTGGATGCCTCGAGCTGGCTATCTGAAACTCGCAGGGACTCCAGGCCCAAAGGGGGGCAgcctggggcagggacagagcagtgaaacaggaccagagagagagagagagagagagagagtggtcaGGGCAGGTAGGAAGCCGAGCCTACAATTGCCCATGTGCTGGGCGAGCTGGGGCCATGCCCATGAGGCCAAAGGTGATGTCAGTATGTGGCCCATGGGCTGCAAGTTTGGGCAGGGCCCCCCGGAAGGGCAGTACCTGGTTCCTTCTCCTCTGGGAGGTCAAGGGCTCCCGCAGGGGTGGTGATCACTGGAGGCCCGGTAGTCACCAGTGGTCTGGGTCTAgttagcttctttcttttctttataatgaCCTTTTTCTTCTTGACGAAGCGAATCCGGACGTGCTGTTCCAAGGTTCCTGGGGACCAGGGAGGCACATCAGGGCAGATGGAGTGGTCTGCCAGCCCAAGAAGCGTGCAAGCCCCtagcagcacccccacccccgacctcaAGTATCTAAAGACCTTAGCATGGACTTGAAGTCTGacccccacctgcctctcccgGCACGTTCTTGGCTTCGTCTCCTTCTTGACGTGACTACGTGTTTGGCCAGCCTCATCGCTGACCCTCCCCAACGGAGAGCTACACCCAGCCACTGGGAACTATTTGGTTGCTCCAAAGAGCTGAGTTTAGTTCTTTATCTCCAGGCCTTTGCCTGGGCTGACCCTCTCCATCGCACCGTCCCCCACCCCTGATCTCATTGCCTAACTCCCATTCTTTGAATTTCAGCCCAGGAGCCTTCCTCAGCTCCAGACTTAGCCTCATGCTCCAAAGCCTCGGTGCTGCCTTTATCGCTGCATCTGCCCTCTGGGCTGAGATGTTCCGTCCTCAGATTCATGTTTGTCTGGGTGCTCAGGCTTTCCAGGGCTGGCCTGTGTCCTGCTCGCCCTCAGCACGGGGCCTGGAACACGGTAGATGCCACTAGCTCCCCACGCACCCACGCAGGTTCTACAGGTACCTCCAGAACGGGCTGTACATTTTCCTATCTGGTGACCCATGCCTTTCCACATACTGTTTCTTCTTCGCTGCTCTCTCTTTTTGGCTCTTCCTAATTCAGAGATATCCACCCTTCAGGACCCAGTTTCATTtgcctcctctgagaagccctccTGGGGGCCATCCCTTTGACTTCCTCCTCTACCTACTCACTTCGGAAGTCAGGAAGTCGGGcagcctgcctctccccttcccctggtgGTGCCCCTATCCTCCAGGCAGCCTCAGCAAAAAGCACTCTCCCTGCCttgctctcctcctttccttccagccCCTGCCCTTAAGCTCTCTCTGTCCTAAGTCTAATTCTGCACCATTTAGTCTCGGTGCTTTtgtctgtccctctttctccccttctgctGGCCccggtctcagttttctcatctgtgaaaagggAAGGTTTGGGGCTGAAAGAGGCAACATCCTACTGGCTCCAGTCCCAGGACCGCTGACTTGGTCTGGCCGGGAACTAGGGCTGCTGAGTCAGCAGCCGTAacaaggggcagggaggaaggaagggaggagagtgtgtgtgtgtgtgtgtgtgtgtgcgcgcgcgcgcgcgcgcgcgctggGGAAGGGTCGGCACACAAGCTCCAGGCAGGgagtgtgtgagcgtgtgtgtgtgtgtgtgtatgtgtgtgtgtgtgtgtgtgttggggaagggTCGGCACACAGTGGACGGGAGAGTAGGGTGACCGACTAGCCCGAGAAGCGGGCCACCGGTCCGGGCGCTCACCGTTATTCTTCCCCGAGGGCTGCTGTGCCGGGTTGCTACTCGGGGCCAGGGTCGAGACCGGGGCCTTGGTGGTAGCGGGCGGCGCGAGGCCCAGCCCGGAGGCGCTGGGCGTCCCCAGACCCAGATCGACGGCAGGCGCGAAGGTGGCCAAGGCGAGCAGGAGACCCCACATGGCTGAGTCCAAAGGTGCGGATGCGCGGGGCCTGCTGCGGTCGGTGGGTTTGTCTCTTCCTGCCGGGCGCTCGGGAgccccccgccccttcctgcCGCCGCCGCACGCCCCCTGCGCCTCCGGCCCGCCCACCGCACGCCCGCGGGCCTGGGAcccgggaggggaggggtgggcagggcagggcccggGCGGTGCTCCAGCGACAGACCCCGGAGCGGCTGCCGCGGGTCTCCGCACCCGCcgaccctgccccgccccctccggccGTCCCGAGCTCACCCGCCCGGCTGGTGCGCTGCCCTCTGGGGTTTGTACAGCCCCTCGGCACCCCTGATCCCACTTAATCCTGTGAGGCTCCCGCCCCACAGTGGGCACCTACTTGGCGTCACACACCGTGCCAGGCGCTTTGCACGTGGCCTCCCGATCAAACCTTATTTTACAAActggtaaactgaggctcagagcgcCCAACTGACTTGGCCAAGGCAGCAAAGCTGAGAACTTTGGGGAGGAAACTGCTACCCGAGAGGAAAATCCACCCAGAATCAGAGGCCCCCTGCCAGGGTGGATGGGACAGaaagacggggggtggggggtggggggactaaggcgcggggtggggcgggggcggagcgggggtggggggaggactaGCCCTCCAGGAATCTTTCCGAAAGACCACTCAAGGGGCCCAACCAGAGGCGGTGCTTCCCACCGCCATCCCCTTCTCCGGCCCcgcctctcttctctcttccttccccctgccctcccctactccttTGCTCACCCGGCTGCCACGTTCTGGGTTTACATAATCCGAGGAGAGGAGCGGGAGCCGATACCCAGCGGGCTGGGGCCGTGGGTGGAGGGGCCGAGGCCTGATGCGCGCGCGTCCGAGCCTCCCTGCTGCCTTCCCCACCGCCACCTCAGTGTCCTCCCGGGGGCCAGCAGCCCGGGGTCTCTTGCTGGCTGGTTGCCCCGGATCCCGGGATTCCAGAGCGCAGGCCCTTTCCCATTCccgctccccagccccctctgaTTCCCCCACACCAGATCGCctcccagaaggaaggaaatgcgTCCCCTGTGCTCCTCTGGGCAGTGTTTTGTCTTTGCAAGGAGCCCGCCTGGGAGATACTGCCATCCCCACCTAAGAAGGGATGCCCAGAGGTGGCCAGGAATCCTCTGGAGTGCGTGCCGCCCTGAGCAAATATTTTTTGCAGGGCCTCTATCTATATAAACACTTTGTATCACCCCCAAACCATTCTGGCGGCCCAGTCTCCCATGATCCCTCCCAAGAAATACCCCACTGTACCCCTGGAACTGACCCAGCACCAACGCAGAAGCGAGTCCTGGAGCGCCTCAAGGCATCTGCCCCAACCCAAGCATTCCAGGTAGAGAGTCCCCAGAACGGGAGTAACCGGGTCAGAGCCCGCGCGAACTCACTTCTGCCTTGGAGCGTCCCGCCTGGAAAACACTGCTGGGTCCCAGGCACCAAAGGGGTATTAGAAAAACTCAAGGAAAGGCGCCAAAGCCAAGGGTTCCTGAGGCACGGGGCTGGCCAGATCAGGGGCAGAAAGACAGTACTATACGCTGAGGCTTCTTTGCCGTGGGAGGTCAGGACAGGCTCCCGTGGAGCTAGAAGCAGGTCTGAACAGGTCCTGAGGGctgctccctcttcctccaaAGCCCAATCTGGccacttctctgtctctgaccccaGCCTCACCCAAGTTTGATAGACGGGTGTGAGGGGCCACCCAACTAGGACATCTCAGCCTTCTGAGGCTCCCACCCACAGTTAAATCGGGTCAagttctggggcatctgggtggtgcagtgggtGAAGCGTCAAACTGTtggtttggcttaggtcatgacctcatggttagggagttcaagccccacctcgggacTGGTAGtgaatgcttgggattctctctccctctctctgcccctcccccactg
Encoded proteins:
- the CPXM1 gene encoding probable carboxypeptidase X1 isoform X2, whose protein sequence is MWGLLLALATFAPAVDLGLGTPSASGLGLAPPATTKAPVSTLAPSSNPAQQPSGKNNEQHVRIRFVKKKKVIIKKRKKLTRPRPLVTTGPPVITTPAGALDLPEEKEPGCPPLGLESLRVSDSQLEASSSQSFGLGPHRGRLNIQSGLEDGDLYDGAWCAEPQDAEPWLQVDARHPTRFSGIITQGRNSVWRYDWVTSYKVQFSNDSRTWWGSRNRSSGMDAVFPANSDPETPVLNLLPEPQVARFIRLLPQTWLQGGDSCLRAEILACPVSDPNDLFPKAPALGSSDPLDFRHHNYKAMRKLMKQVNEQCPNVTRIYSIGKSHQGLKLYVMEMSDHPGQHELGEPEVRYVAGMHGNEALGRELLLLLMQYLCREFLRGDPRVTRLLTETRIHLLPSMNPDGYETAFRRGSELVGWAEGRWNQQGIDLNHNFADLNTPLWEAEDDGLVPDTVPNHHLPLPTYYTLPNATVAPETRAVIEWMERIPFVLSANLHGGELVVSYPFDMTRTPWAARELTPTPDDAVFRWLSTVYAGTNRAMQDPDRRPCHSQDFSLHGNIINGADWHTVPGSMNDFSYLHTNCFEVTVELSCDKFPHENELPQEWENNKDALLTYLEQVRVGIAGVVRDKDTELGIADAVISVDGINHDVTTAWGGDYWRLLTPGDYMVTASAEGYHSVTRSCRVTFEEGPVPCNFHLTKTPKQRLRELLASGAKVPPDLRRRLERLRGQKN
- the CPXM1 gene encoding probable carboxypeptidase X1 isoform X1, giving the protein MWGLLLALATFAPAVDLGLGTPSASGLGLAPPATTKAPVSTLAPSSNPAQQPSGKNNGTLEQHVRIRFVKKKKVIIKKRKKLTRPRPLVTTGPPVITTPAGALDLPEEKEPGCPPLGLESLRVSDSQLEASSSQSFGLGPHRGRLNIQSGLEDGDLYDGAWCAEPQDAEPWLQVDARHPTRFSGIITQGRNSVWRYDWVTSYKVQFSNDSRTWWGSRNRSSGMDAVFPANSDPETPVLNLLPEPQVARFIRLLPQTWLQGGDSCLRAEILACPVSDPNDLFPKAPALGSSDPLDFRHHNYKAMRKLMKQVNEQCPNVTRIYSIGKSHQGLKLYVMEMSDHPGQHELGEPEVRYVAGMHGNEALGRELLLLLMQYLCREFLRGDPRVTRLLTETRIHLLPSMNPDGYETAFRRGSELVGWAEGRWNQQGIDLNHNFADLNTPLWEAEDDGLVPDTVPNHHLPLPTYYTLPNATVAPETRAVIEWMERIPFVLSANLHGGELVVSYPFDMTRTPWAARELTPTPDDAVFRWLSTVYAGTNRAMQDPDRRPCHSQDFSLHGNIINGADWHTVPGSMNDFSYLHTNCFEVTVELSCDKFPHENELPQEWENNKDALLTYLEQVRVGIAGVVRDKDTELGIADAVISVDGINHDVTTAWGGDYWRLLTPGDYMVTASAEGYHSVTRSCRVTFEEGPVPCNFHLTKTPKQRLRELLASGAKVPPDLRRRLERLRGQKN